A window of Rhodothermales bacterium genomic DNA:
CCCACCGCCCACCGAGCGCACCTTGTACGTCCGGTACTCGCTCTTGCGGGGTTTGCCGTCCACGAATACGACGCACGACGCCACGACGTTCGTGCCGCCCAGGTGCGAAATGTCGAAGCACTCAATCCGGCGCGGCAGGCGGGGGAGCAGCAGGTCCTGCTTCAACGCCGTCACCGTATGCGGGATCTTGCCCTCGTTCGCGCGCTGGCGCTGCAGTTTGAACTCCTCCAGGAGCAGCTCGGCGTTCCGGGTCACCATGCGGATGAGGCCGGCCTTGTCGCCCCGCTGCGGCACGTGCATGTGCACCTTGCCCTGGCGCCGGGCATTCAGGTAGGCCTCTACCGGTCCCTGGTCTTCAAGCGGCACGGCCAGCAGTACCTCCTCCGGGAAGAACGTGGTCTCCGTGTAGTAGTGCTCCACGACGGTCTGCAGCAGCGCGGCATCGCTTTCGTCGCCCACCCGGTTCATGTATTTGTTCTGGCGGGCAATCAGCTTGCCCTCGCGCATCTGCAGGATGGCGGCTGCAGCGAGTCCCGATTCGCGGTCCACGGCCAGCGCGAACAGGTCCCGGTCCACGAAGTCGTTCGACATCACCTTCTGGCGGTTCGTGTACTTCTCGAGCGCATCGACCCGATCCCGGAGCCGGGCGGCCTCCTCGAACTGCATGGCGGCCGCGGCGGAGCGCATCTCCTCCTTCAGCATCCCGATCAGGGACTTCGTCTTCCCGTTCAGGAGCTGCTCGATCTGCCGGATGGATACATCGTATTCCTCCGCGGATTCCAGGCCCACGCACGGCCCGTTGCACTTTTTGATGTGATACTGCAGGCAGACCTCGTACTTGCCGGCGGCAATGGGCTCCGGCGCCAGGTTCAGCGTGCACGTGCGCAGGCGGAAGATGGAGCGGATGGTATCGAGCATGATCCGCATGGACTTGACGTCCGTATACGGGCCGAAGTATTTCGATCCGTCGCGGATGGTCCGGCGCGTCGGGAATATCCGCGGGAAGGGCTCGTTCTTGATGCAGATGTACGGATACGTCTTGTCGTCGCGCAGCGTGATGTTGTAGCGCGGGCGGAGATCCTTGATGAGGTTGTTCTCCAGCAGCAGCGCCTCGACCTCGGTGTCCGTGACAATGACTTCCACGTCGTGGATTTTCGACACCAGGATGCGCAGGCGGCCCTCCCGGTTGCGGCTGTCGTGGAAGTACGAGTTGACGCGGGCGCGCAGGTTCTTGGCCTTGCCCACGTACAATACGTTGCCGTCCACGTCCTTGTGCTGGTACACACCCGGCCGGGTCGGAAGGTTGGCAAGCGTCTGTTCGAGATCGGGGTGCATGCAGCGGAAACGAGCAATCCACCCTGAGGTTCGGCGCTACAACATGGCCTTCAGCCGCGGCAGGTGGTCTTCCTCCCCGTAGAGTGCCAGCAACCGTTCGAGCTCTTCGAAGACCAACGGCCAATTCATGGTTTCGCCGCTGCGCTGGATGATTCGATCAATGTCTACCCAATCCTGGCCGCGTCCCGCGACGGTCTTCGTGATAACGAGGTCTTCAGCCGAGCAGATGCGGAGTGGAACCATCAAACCATAGTTTTGGCTAACAGAACGTTCCGTTATTCGCTTCTCGAAAGGAGTATACCCGACGAAAATGTCCACTTCGTAGTTGTTCGGAGTGCGCCCGAAAAATACCCGATGGGTCTGGAAATCCCTGCTTGCTTCCTCGTCTCGGAAGGCCAGGTGTTTCATCAAGACAGCCAAGACGTCCGTTTCCCGGCCCAACTCGCAATAGACGTTCAGGTCCAGGTCGGTTGTTTGACGGACTTCGCCCCAGTGTTGTAGCGCGACGCCACCAATGAAACAGAATGCAACGCCATCCTCTGTCAACGCCTGCTGCAGGGCAGCCGCATCATCGAAAAGGGATATACCTGGTTCGCGAACCATGAACAGGCCGTGCAATCCATGCAGCCACTTTTCATGCGTGCGCTCCTTCAGCGCTTTCCTGCGCACCTCGTTCGCACGCTCGAAGCCAAGCTTCTTCCGTTCGATTTCTGCTATGAGGGTTGCTTGGTCCATTGTTGCCACTAAGATGGATACTCGTCGGCGACCATCTGTTTGAGTCTTGGCAGGTTTTCGTCCCGGCCCGCCATTTCGAGCAGTGGTGCCAATTCCTGGTAGATCAGATCCCAATCCATCGAGTCCCCGGAGCGCTGGATGATGCGCTGGATATCGACCCAGTCCTGCCCACGACCGGCCAGGGTCTTCATGACGGTCAGGTCAACAGCCGAGCAGATATGGAGGGGCACGCCAACGCCATAGTCATGGTCAACGGCGCGTTCCATCATGCGGCGTTCGTAGGGCGTGAATCCGATGGAAATGTCCACCTGTGTGCCCTTCGGCGTCCGCCCCAGATACATCCTTCCCAGCAGGAATACATCCCTGGAGTCTTCAATACGGGGATTCAAATACCCATTCAATACAGGCAGGATGTCCGGCTCCGTACCCAGCTCACAGAAAATGGTCAGGTCGATGTCGGTTGTTTGGCGAATTTCACCCCACAGCTGGAGCGGAACGCCTCCAATGAAGCAGAACTGAATATCATGGGCTTGGAGTACCTGCTGCAATTCGGCCGCCTCTTCGAACAAATACCCGTTTGGTTCGCGGACATGGAGAATGCTGCGGTGCACACGCGGCAGCGATTCAAGCCACTGCTCCTGCGTCCGGTTCTTGAGGTCCTGCACGCGCAATTCCTCTGCGCGGCGGTAACCCCACTCCCGGTCGATGTTCTTTTTCAGATACTCGATGTCCATGACATCAATATAGACCCATCGGGGATCCACGCATAACCTGCCATGACCGAAGAGAAATCATTACTCCGGCAGGTTCCAGGCCTTCGAGCGGGGACTGAGTTCAACGGGCACCCATCCGTCGGGGGTCAGGCGTTCAATGGCCTGCATGTACCCGACCTTGAACGCGTTGTCCAGCGGGGCGGGGTTGTGCCCGAGTTCCCTGGCCCGCGCCCAGGCCTTGTCATAGCTGTCGTTTGTGCCGACGGAGATGGGGCGCAGTTCTTCGTCCAGGGTGAGGAGTAGAGAGCCCGGCAGCGAGCGACCTCCTTCCTGAGAAACCAGGGATTCCTGCGAGTGGAAAACGACGGCACTGTCTTCGGACATCGGGCGGATGCCATTGGTTAAGGGGAAGGCAGTTGGTAACAGTTTGCCGGTTTCGGTAACCGGCAGGCGCAGGTAGGCCTTCTCATGGAGGGTCGGGCCGGGGCCCGGCTGATACGTACCCTGTCCGGGGCCAAAGCCACCGATGTCGCGCGGATCGAGTACGATGATGACAGCCTGGCGGAACGCATTGTTGGTGCCGCCCAGCAGGAGTTCCATGAACCCATCCCCGTCCACGTCGTGGATATTCATGGCATGGATGGCACCCGGGTGGTGGTAGATGTCCAGGACCTCACCGGTCAGCGCATCGGTCTTCACAATGATGGCCGGATAATATTCGTGGAAGGCGGACGAATAGATTTCCACGCGGCCATTCTGGTCCAGATCCGCGGCAATCAAGCCTACGGGTGTCATCCGCCCGTGGATGATGGACAGGTCCAGGTCATACGGCAGTTCCAGATCGAAGATGGCGTGGCTCCTGACGATCAGGGACCGTCCATCCGTGATGTGAAGGTGGGCCGTCGATCCTGTGTAATAGCGCCTCGGCTCGTGCCATATGAATTCCCTGAACCCGTCGCCATCAACGTCGACCAGTGCGGCCGTTTCGTAATTCTGTCCATGCCTGCCGAGATATGTTTCGGTAGAGTTCAACGTATACCGCATGAGTTCGTCGCCGTAGCGGTTCTCCACGATGTAGCTGCCGTCCTGGTAGCGCCATGACTCGGGGTAGGGGTCCACGCGGTTTTCGATAACCCACATGGAGGCACCGCCGACGGCGAGCGCGATCGCGGTCAGCACGACGAGGGACTTGTTGCGCCAGAACAGGCGGGCGGCGTGTGCCGGGCGGCTCCGGACGACTTCCTTCACGATGCGCCGGTCGGCCAGCACATCGCTGGCGTGCAGGATGCCCCGCAGCCCCAGTTTCCGGTTCGGGAATTGCCGGCGGAGGTGCTCCACGCGTTCGCGGGCCAGGTGCTGCTGGGCCTCGGGGAGCACGAGGATCCTTACATCGGAGAAAAAGGCGGCGTCCACCTTCGGCGCCAGCAGGTCGTCCGCCACGGGCAACACGCGGCCGTCACCGTCCACGACTCCGGTGAATGCAATGTCTGTGCTCAGCCGGAATTGCCGACGATCGTCCGAGAACCGGATGATTTCGCACCAGGCCAGCAGGGTCATGGCCAGTCCGGCGGAGGCGCCCGAATGGGCGCCTCCGCCGGACTCCAGGGCGAACCGGCCCCGGTACGTGGCGGACAACAATCCCGGGTGGGTTTCCTTCAGGAGACCCCGCGCGGCGCTCAGAGGAGCCGAGAGCATCCGGGCGGAATCGCCGTCGTGCTCGAACAGCACGTCGAACTCGTCCATGGTCGGTGTGCGACCGGTCACGCGGCAGGCCAGGGTACGGTTGTATCCAAGCCAGAGCGGACCGCCTGCCCCGACGTGGGGAACGTCCGCGACGACGGGGAACCGGCAGCGGGTAGACGTGGCGTTGGAGCTGTTGCCAGTCTTTGCGTTCAGGCTCGAGGCACGTCCGCTGCTCGCGAACCGCTCGTGGTGGAAGGCGGCGATGGTTTCGAAACGGGGAGCACACTGGGGGCGATGGACGCGCAAGAAGTCGGCGACGTCTGACCCTGATTGCAGGCTGCTGGCGGCAGGCGCGTCGCATCCCACGAGCCGGGCCAACACGTCGGTGGCGCCCACGCGGGCGTACTGGAACACGCACCAGGAGCAGAATTGCCCGGCGAGGGGCCGCAGGTAGTGCAGCGCATCGGCCGATTTCGAAATCCGCAGCACCACATCGGCGGCGGCCTCCAACAATTCCGGCCGGACCCCGTCCAGGTCCACCGCATCGCCGACCGGCTCCAGCAGGTCCAGCACCTCATCCATGAACGATTCGGCCTGCCGGGGTTGCGGCAGGTGCCCCAACTCATCGGTCAGGAACAGCAGGATGCCGACCAGTCGATGGGTTGGGTGGGTGGGGTGGCTCAGGCGGACCTTGAGTCCGTCCAGGGCTTCCTCAACGTCGATGGGTGACTTGTTGGCGGACAATGGGTGAGGGGGATGGCAGGTTCAGCGGACGAGTTGACTGAAATGAAGTTCGGGTGAAGTATGCGGCTCCTTGCAATCGTTTTCAAGTATGCAACTGGACTGCATACGTTGGTTAACGCCGTAAACTTAATAGTGTCATGCACTTATCGGTAGCGCTTCCGGTTTTTTCATAGTCCGTTTTCGTTGTTTTGGGGGCCTGAGCGCCGTACACTTTGGGCAATTCAGCGCGATTCACGCGCCGTGCAACCACGCCATGCCCGCATTGACCATCATCCTGTCCATCGTACTCGTACCCGTCGCAGACCTGGGTCTGCTACTGGTCATTACGTAGGCACATCGGTCAATCTTCTCTGGGTAACATGCATGGGTGAGGGGGTTGACTGCAACCCCTGACCACCGTGAACGCCCGACGAAGCGACACCATCAAGCGCGGATACGAACGCGCCCCGCACCGGAGCCTGCTGCGCGCGACTGGCCAGATCCAGTCGGACGAGGATTTCGACAAGCCGTTCATCGGCATCTGCAACTCGTACATCGACCTCATTCCGGGGCACGTGCATCTGCAGGCGTTCGGCAAGATCGTGAAGGATGCGGTTCGCGCCGCCGGGGGCGTTCCGTTCGAATTCAACACCATCGGCGTTGACGACGGCATTGCCATGGGGCACATGGGGATGCGGTATTCGCTTCCTTCCCGGGAGCTGATTGCCGACAGCGTCGAGACCGTCGTCGAAGCCCACTGCCTGGACGGCATGGTGTGCATTCCGAACTGCGACAAGATTGTCCCGGGCATGCTCATGGGGGCGCTGCGCACCAATGTCCCGACCATTTTCATCTCCGGCGGGCCCATGACGGCCGGGCGCCTGCCGGACGGCCGCAAGATCGACCTCGTCTCGGTATTCGAGGGCGTCGGCGCGTACAGCCGGGGAGACGTGAACGATCAGGGTCTGGATGACCTGGAGCGCTTCGCGTGTCCCACGTGCGGCTCCTGCGCCGGTATGTTCACGGCCAACTCCATGAACTGCATCATGGAAGCCCTGGGGCTCGCGCTGCCCGGCAACGGGACCATCCTGGCCACCAATCCGGCCCGCCATGAACTGGCGCGTGCGGCGGCCGCCCGCATTGTGGGTCTTGTCGATGCGAACCTGCGCCCGCGCGACATCGTGACGCAGGCCGCGTTCGACGATGCGTTCGCGCTGGACATGGCCATGGGCGGCTCGACGAACACCATCCTGCATCTGTTGGCGGCGGCCATCGAAGCCGGCATCCCGTACGACCTGGAGCGGATAAACGAGATTTCGGCGCGTGTGCCCTACCTGTGCAAGGTCGCCCCGGCGACCCCCGATGTGCACATGGAAGACGTGGATGCGGCAGGGGGGATTCCTGCCGTGCTCGCCGAACTCGAGCGGGCGCAGCTGTTGAACTCCGACCGGCCGACGGTCACCGGCCACACGTTGCGGTGGGCGGTGGCTGAGGCTGAAAACCGCAATCCGGACGTCATCCGGCCGGTCGAGCGCGCCTTCCGGCCGACGGGTGGGC
This region includes:
- the uvrC gene encoding excinuclease ABC subunit UvrC, which translates into the protein MHPDLEQTLANLPTRPGVYQHKDVDGNVLYVGKAKNLRARVNSYFHDSRNREGRLRILVSKIHDVEVIVTDTEVEALLLENNLIKDLRPRYNITLRDDKTYPYICIKNEPFPRIFPTRRTIRDGSKYFGPYTDVKSMRIMLDTIRSIFRLRTCTLNLAPEPIAAGKYEVCLQYHIKKCNGPCVGLESAEEYDVSIRQIEQLLNGKTKSLIGMLKEEMRSAAAAMQFEEAARLRDRVDALEKYTNRQKVMSNDFVDRDLFALAVDRESGLAAAAILQMREGKLIARQNKYMNRVGDESDAALLQTVVEHYYTETTFFPEEVLLAVPLEDQGPVEAYLNARRQGKVHMHVPQRGDKAGLIRMVTRNAELLLEEFKLQRQRANEGKIPHTVTALKQDLLLPRLPRRIECFDISHLGGTNVVASCVVFVDGKPRKSEYRTYKVRSVGGGRSDDFLAMKEVVGRRYGKMVEENGPWPDLVVIDGGKGQLSSSVQALVDVEAYGKFPVVGLAKRLEEVFFPGDTESRFIPKASASLQLLQRVRNEAHRFAVTFQRKQRTMTTLHTELEDIQGVGPATARKLMKAFGSVERIRKAGEGTLAEVVGPAAAARIINYFESGSAR
- a CDS encoding nucleotidyl transferase AbiEii/AbiGii toxin family protein, encoding MDPRWVYIDVMDIEYLKKNIDREWGYRRAEELRVQDLKNRTQEQWLESLPRVHRSILHVREPNGYLFEEAAELQQVLQAHDIQFCFIGGVPLQLWGEIRQTTDIDLTIFCELGTEPDILPVLNGYLNPRIEDSRDVFLLGRMYLGRTPKGTQVDISIGFTPYERRMMERAVDHDYGVGVPLHICSAVDLTVMKTLAGRGQDWVDIQRIIQRSGDSMDWDLIYQELAPLLEMAGRDENLPRLKQMVADEYPS
- the ilvD gene encoding dihydroxy-acid dehydratase, whose protein sequence is MNARRSDTIKRGYERAPHRSLLRATGQIQSDEDFDKPFIGICNSYIDLIPGHVHLQAFGKIVKDAVRAAGGVPFEFNTIGVDDGIAMGHMGMRYSLPSRELIADSVETVVEAHCLDGMVCIPNCDKIVPGMLMGALRTNVPTIFISGGPMTAGRLPDGRKIDLVSVFEGVGAYSRGDVNDQGLDDLERFACPTCGSCAGMFTANSMNCIMEALGLALPGNGTILATNPARHELARAAAARIVGLVDANLRPRDIVTQAAFDDAFALDMAMGGSTNTILHLLAAAIEAGIPYDLERINEISARVPYLCKVAPATPDVHMEDVDAAGGIPAVLAELERAQLLNSDRPTVTGHTLRWAVAEAENRNPDVIRPVERAFRPTGGLAVLFGNLAPEGCVIKTGAVPDELLEFEGPARIYESQHDAVTGILSGAVQPGDVVVIRYEGPRGGPGMPEMLQPTAALAGLRLDAQVAMVTDGRFSGGTRGLSIGHVSPEAASSGEIGLVEPGDRIRIDIPRRRIDLLVSDADLAARRTRQAAFTPRIASRWLQRYAQFVTSASTGAVLTLPTPEPVHA